The window GCGCCTGGGCCATGCCGGCATGGTCCGGCGTGGCACGGCGACCCTCGACGGCGCCGTGTCCTGGCGCGGCGCACCGGTCTCCATCGACTACCCGACGCTGTCCGGCAATCTCAAGCTGGAGGCGGAAAGCGGCCAGTTCAACAAGCTCGAACCCGGCGTCGGCCGCCTGCTCGGCATCCTCTCGCTGCAATCGCTGCCGCGGCGGATCACGCTGGACTTCCGCGACGTCTTCAGCGAGGGCTTCGCTTTCGACGGCATCGATGGCCAATTCGTCGTCCGGGGCGGCGTCATGGAAACGAAGGATTTGCAGATCCGCGGGCCTTCCGCCAAGGTATTCATGACCGGCAGCGTCGACCTGGGCCAGGAAACACAGAACCTGCGGGTGCGCGTCCAGCCGGCCGTGGGCGAAACCCTGGCCACCGGCGTGTTGCTGGCCCATCCGGCCACCGGCGCAGTCGTCTGGCTGGCCGACAAGCTGCTGAGGGATCCGCTTGGCAAGGCCTTTGCCTTCGAGTACGCGGTGACGGGCGAATGGGCCGATCCGAAGGTTGAAAAAATCCAATCCACCCCAACGGAAGAGAAACAATGAGCGACATACCACGGATCGCGGCGATCCAGATGATTTCCGGCCCGGAAGTGGCGCCGAACCTGCGCGACGCCGACCGGCTGATCGGCCGGGCGGCGGGCGATGGCGCGAGGCTCGTCGTCCTGCCGGAATACTTCCCGCTGATCGGCGCCTCGGATGCCGACCGCCTGTTGGCGCGCGAGTCGGACGGCGCGGGGCCGATCCAGGACTTCCTGGCGATGGCTGCGGCGAAGCACGGCGTCTGGCTGGTAGGCGGTTCGCTGCCCATGGTGGCCGACGATCCCGGAAAGATGCGCAACGCCTGCCTGGTCCATGACGATACGGGCGCTTGCGTCGCCCGCTACGACAAGATTCACTTGTTCGCCTTCCGCAAGGGCGCGGAGGCCTACGAGGAAGCCGCCACCATCGAGTCCGGCAGCGAGGTCGTCGCCTTCGATTCGCCCTTCGGCCGCGTCGGCCTGGCCGTCTGTTACGACCTGCGCTTCCCGGAGCTTTTCCGGGCGATGGGCGAGGTGGACCTGCTGGTGATTCCCGCCGCCTTCACCGAGACCACCGGCCGTGCCCACTGGGAGTTGCTCGTGCGCGCCCGCGCCGTGGAAAACCAGTGCTACGCCATCGCTTCCGCGCAGGGAGGCCGGCATCCGACGGGCCGTCTCACGCACGGCAACAGCATGATCGTCGACCCTTGGGGCAAGGTGCTGGCCCGCCTGGACAAGGGCGAGGGCGTCATCGTGGCGGAACTCGACCCCAAACGCATTGCCGAAGTGCGATCCAGCCTGCCGGCCCTCAAACATCGAAAACTCAAATGACCGCCCCCGACACTCTCTACCGCACCGCCGAGCAATGTCTGCTCGCCCCCTACGGCCTCACGCCGGGGAAGATTTCCTCCGTCTTCGGCGAGCTTTTCGGCCACCGCATCGACTACGCCGACCTCTATTTCCAGTATGCCCGCTCCGAGGCCTGGAGCCTGGAGGAGGGCATCGTCAAGTCGGGCAGCTTCAACATCGAGCAGGGCGTCGGCGTGCGCGCCGTTAGCGGCGACAAGACGGCTTTCGCCTATTCGGACGAGATCAGCCTGCCGGTCCTGCGCTCGGCCGCGCGGGCGACGCGGGCCATCGCCGCCGCCGGCGCAGCCAGTGTGGCCCCCGCCCTGAGGGGCCGCGGCCTGCCGGTGCCCCGGTCGCTCTACGCCGCCCATGACCCCATCGCCTCGTTGTCGGACAGCGAGAAGGTCCGCCTGCTGGAACGGCTGGAAGGCTTTGCGCGCGCCGCAGATTCGCGGGTGACGGAAGTCATGGCCCATGTCGCCGGCAGCTGGGAGGTGGTGCTGGTGGCCCGCTCCGATGGGCATCTGGCGGCGGATGTGCGGCCGCTGGTGCGCGTCTCTGTCACGGTGATCATGAAGGACGGCGACATGCGCGAGCAGGGGTCGGGCGGCGGCGGCGGCCGCTTCGACTATGGCTACTTCACGGACGACATGCTTCGGGAATACGCCCGGCAGGCCGTGCACCAGGCCAGCGTCAACCTCGCCGCGAAGCCGGCGCCGGCCGGCACGATGACCGTGGTGCTCGGCAGCGGCTGGCCGGGCATCCTGCTGCACGAGGCCATCGGCCACGGGCTGGAGGGCGATTTCAACCGCAAGGGCAGCTCCGCTTTCTCGGGCCGCGTCGGGAGCCGTGTCGCCGCGAAGGGCGTGACGGTGGTGGACGACGGCACGATTCCCGACCGGCGCGGCTCGCTCTCCATCGACGACGAGGGCAATCCGACACGGCGCACGGTGCTGATCGAGGATGGCATCCTGACCGGCTATATGCAGGATGTCCTCAACGCCCGCCTGATGGACACCGAACCGACGGGCAACGGCCGGCGCGAATCCTTCGCGCACCTGCCGATCCCGCGCATGACCAACACGGTGATGCTGAACGGGGACAAGCCGCCGGAGGAAATCATCCGCTCGGTGAAGAAGGGCCTCTACGCCGCCAATTTCGGCGGAGGGCAGGTGGACATCACCAACGGCAAATTCGTCTTTTCCGCCGCCGAGGCCTATCTCATCGAAGACGGCAGGATCACGACGCCGGTCAAGGGCGCGACGCTGATCGGCAACGGACCGGACGTGCTCAAGCGCGTGTCGATGATCGGCAACGACATGGCGCTCGATCCAGGCGTCGGCACCTGCGGCAAGGACGGCCAGAGCGTGCCCGTCGGCGTCGGCCAGCCGACGGTGAGAATCGACGGGCTGACGGTGGGAGGCACGGGTTGAGCGCCGTGCTGCGATAGAATCCCACTTTTGTAATAGAGCCGAGCCGCCAAGCCGCCATGAAACACATCGTCGACGACGTTCGCATCCGCGAGATCAAGGAACTCTCGCCCCCCGCCCACATCCTGCGCGAGTTCCCCGCCACCGAAAAGGCTTCGGAGACGACCTTCGAAGCCCGCGCCGGCATCCACCGCATCCTTCACGGGGCCGACGACCGCCTGCTCGTCGTCGTCGGCCCCTGCTCGATCCACGACGCCGACCAGGCGGTGGAGTACGCGCGCCGGCTCAAGACCGAGCACGACCGGCTCTCCGGCGATCTTCTGATCCTGATGCGCGTCTATTTCGAGAAGCCGCGCACGACGGTCGGCTGGAAAGGGCTCATCAACGACCCGCACCTCGACGGCAGCTTCAGGATCAACGAGGGCCTGCGCCTGGCCCGCCGGCTGCTGTGGGAGATCAACGAGCTGGGCCTGCCCTGCGGCACCGAGTTCCTCGACACCATCACGCCGCAATACACGGCCGACCTCATCGCCTGGGGCGCCATCGGCGCGCGCACCACCGAGAGCCAGGTGCACCGCGAGCTGGCGTCCGGCCTGTCGTGCTCCGTCGGCTTCAAGAACGGCACCGACGGCAACGTCAGGATCGCCGTCGACGCCATCAAGGCGGCGGCGAGCCCGCACCACTTCCTGTCGGTGACCAAGGCCGGCCATTCGGCCATCGTCTCGACCAACGGCAACGAGGACTGCCACCTGATCCTGCGCGGCGGCAAGCACCCGAATTTCGACGCAGCCAGCGTCGAGGCCGCCTGCGCGGAACTGGGCAGGGCGGGCCTGGCGGCGCGGGTGATGGTCGACTTCTCCCACGCCAACAGCCGCAAGGATTACAAGCGGCAGATGGAGGTGGCAACCGACGTGGGCGCGCAGCTCGCGGCCGGCGACGAGCGCATCTTCGGCGTCATGGTCGAATCCCACCTCAAGGAAGGCCGCCAGGACATCAAGCCCGGCATGGCGCTCGACCACGGCGTTTCCGTCACCGACGCCTGCATCGGCTGGGAGGACACGGTGGCGATGCTGGATCTCCTCGCCGACGCCGTGAACAAGCGCCGGCTGGCGCTTGCCGACCGCTAGCCCGCGGATTTCAAGATGACCTACGGCGGCCCCGATTCCCGC is drawn from Candidatus Nitricoxidivorans perseverans and contains these coding sequences:
- a CDS encoding carbon-nitrogen hydrolase family protein, which translates into the protein MSDIPRIAAIQMISGPEVAPNLRDADRLIGRAAGDGARLVVLPEYFPLIGASDADRLLARESDGAGPIQDFLAMAAAKHGVWLVGGSLPMVADDPGKMRNACLVHDDTGACVARYDKIHLFAFRKGAEAYEEAATIESGSEVVAFDSPFGRVGLAVCYDLRFPELFRAMGEVDLLVIPAAFTETTGRAHWELLVRARAVENQCYAIASAQGGRHPTGRLTHGNSMIVDPWGKVLARLDKGEGVIVAELDPKRIAEVRSSLPALKHRKLK
- the tldD gene encoding metalloprotease TldD, whose amino-acid sequence is MTAPDTLYRTAEQCLLAPYGLTPGKISSVFGELFGHRIDYADLYFQYARSEAWSLEEGIVKSGSFNIEQGVGVRAVSGDKTAFAYSDEISLPVLRSAARATRAIAAAGAASVAPALRGRGLPVPRSLYAAHDPIASLSDSEKVRLLERLEGFARAADSRVTEVMAHVAGSWEVVLVARSDGHLAADVRPLVRVSVTVIMKDGDMREQGSGGGGGRFDYGYFTDDMLREYARQAVHQASVNLAAKPAPAGTMTVVLGSGWPGILLHEAIGHGLEGDFNRKGSSAFSGRVGSRVAAKGVTVVDDGTIPDRRGSLSIDDEGNPTRRTVLIEDGILTGYMQDVLNARLMDTEPTGNGRRESFAHLPIPRMTNTVMLNGDKPPEEIIRSVKKGLYAANFGGGQVDITNGKFVFSAAEAYLIEDGRITTPVKGATLIGNGPDVLKRVSMIGNDMALDPGVGTCGKDGQSVPVGVGQPTVRIDGLTVGGTG
- the aroG gene encoding 3-deoxy-7-phosphoheptulonate synthase AroG translates to MKHIVDDVRIREIKELSPPAHILREFPATEKASETTFEARAGIHRILHGADDRLLVVVGPCSIHDADQAVEYARRLKTEHDRLSGDLLILMRVYFEKPRTTVGWKGLINDPHLDGSFRINEGLRLARRLLWEINELGLPCGTEFLDTITPQYTADLIAWGAIGARTTESQVHRELASGLSCSVGFKNGTDGNVRIAVDAIKAAASPHHFLSVTKAGHSAIVSTNGNEDCHLILRGGKHPNFDAASVEAACAELGRAGLAARVMVDFSHANSRKDYKRQMEVATDVGAQLAAGDERIFGVMVESHLKEGRQDIKPGMALDHGVSVTDACIGWEDTVAMLDLLADAVNKRRLALADR